A region from the Salifodinibacter halophilus genome encodes:
- the parC gene encoding DNA topoisomerase IV subunit A codes for MLDTDSERQSLGEFAENAYLNYAMYVVLDRALPHIGDGLKPVQRRIIYAMSELGLSATSKPKKAARTVGDVIGKFHPHGDSACYEAMVIMAQSFTYRYPLVDGHGNWGTTDDPKSFAAMRYTESRLTGYAATLLSELRQGTVDWQPNFDGTFDEPVTLPARLPNVLLNGGTGIAVGMATDIPPHNLGEVAAAAIHLLDHPDAGSDALAEHLPGPDFPTGAEIITPRDELKAIYAAGIGQVRVRATYQQSEREIVINSLPYQASAARIQEEIAGQMQAKKLPMVTDLRDESNHETPVRLVLALRGKNVDHDTLMTHLFATTGLEKTVRVNLNVVGTDGAPQVKSLVGLLNEWLGYRRHTVERRLRHRLGAVTDRLHILAGLHTAYLNIDEVIAIIRGWDEPGPELMRQFDLSETQAEAILNLRLRHLIKLEEFKIQTERDELAAERDRIEATLADPARLTRQIRDELAADAEQYGDNRRTALVERAAATAMSKAERTPAENITAVLSRHGWIRAAKNHDIDPTTLNYRSGDGYLTSVRGRSDQRLLVLGDNGRTFSLDPQQLPDARRQGEPLTSLLAAPTGTGFVGVALGPDTTRCVLAADSGYGLTTTLSALASRQKGGKTALQPARGARALAPTTLTTAADESQIEVCLLADNGRLLIVSLDVLPDQARGRGNKLITLAGGDDHTSSERLIEVRIVTTRDTLIVTSGKRHTRIKPGQRDSYRGKRASRGTLLPRGFRRKPSLTIESTS; via the coding sequence ATGCTGGATACCGACAGCGAGCGCCAGTCGCTCGGTGAGTTCGCCGAAAACGCCTACCTGAACTACGCCATGTACGTGGTCCTCGACCGCGCGCTGCCGCACATCGGCGACGGTTTGAAACCCGTACAACGGCGGATTATTTACGCCATGTCGGAGCTGGGCCTGTCGGCCACGTCCAAGCCCAAAAAAGCGGCACGCACGGTCGGCGATGTCATCGGCAAATTCCATCCGCATGGCGACTCCGCTTGTTACGAGGCCATGGTCATCATGGCGCAGTCGTTCACCTATCGTTATCCACTGGTCGACGGCCACGGCAACTGGGGCACGACAGACGACCCCAAATCATTCGCCGCCATGCGCTACACCGAGTCGCGACTGACCGGTTACGCGGCAACCCTGTTAAGCGAACTGCGTCAGGGCACGGTCGATTGGCAGCCCAATTTCGACGGCACATTCGATGAGCCAGTCACGCTCCCGGCCCGCCTGCCCAATGTGTTGCTAAACGGCGGCACTGGCATCGCCGTAGGCATGGCCACCGATATTCCGCCACACAATCTGGGCGAAGTCGCAGCGGCTGCGATTCATCTACTGGATCATCCCGACGCCGGCAGTGATGCACTCGCCGAGCACCTCCCAGGGCCGGATTTTCCCACTGGCGCCGAAATCATTACCCCGCGCGACGAGCTAAAGGCGATCTATGCTGCCGGCATCGGGCAAGTACGCGTGCGCGCTACTTACCAGCAATCCGAGCGCGAGATCGTCATCAACAGCCTGCCCTATCAGGCGTCGGCCGCGCGCATTCAGGAAGAAATCGCTGGCCAGATGCAGGCCAAAAAACTGCCGATGGTCACCGATCTACGCGATGAATCGAACCATGAAACGCCGGTGCGACTGGTGTTGGCACTGCGCGGTAAAAATGTCGACCACGACACGTTGATGACACATTTATTCGCGACCACGGGCCTGGAAAAGACCGTGCGCGTGAATTTGAATGTTGTCGGTACCGATGGCGCACCACAGGTCAAATCGTTAGTCGGCCTGCTCAACGAGTGGCTCGGCTATCGGCGCCACACCGTTGAACGACGCCTGCGGCATCGATTGGGGGCGGTCACCGACCGGCTTCATATCCTCGCCGGCCTGCACACGGCGTATCTGAATATCGACGAAGTCATAGCGATCATCCGAGGTTGGGATGAGCCAGGCCCTGAACTCATGCGGCAGTTCGACTTGTCGGAAACCCAGGCCGAAGCAATTCTCAACCTCCGTCTGCGGCACCTGATCAAGCTCGAAGAATTCAAGATCCAGACCGAACGCGACGAACTTGCTGCTGAGCGCGATCGAATCGAAGCCACATTGGCCGATCCGGCACGCTTGACGCGCCAGATCCGTGATGAGCTCGCCGCCGATGCTGAGCAGTATGGCGATAACCGTCGTACCGCGCTTGTCGAACGCGCTGCGGCTACAGCCATGAGCAAAGCCGAGCGCACCCCCGCGGAAAATATTACCGCCGTCCTGTCGCGCCACGGCTGGATCCGTGCCGCCAAAAATCATGACATCGACCCCACAACGTTGAACTACCGCAGTGGCGACGGTTATCTGACCAGCGTCCGTGGGCGATCGGACCAACGTTTGCTCGTTCTCGGCGACAACGGCCGCACGTTTAGTCTCGACCCGCAACAGCTACCGGATGCTCGGCGTCAGGGTGAGCCATTAACTTCACTTCTAGCGGCGCCTACAGGCACCGGATTTGTTGGCGTGGCACTCGGGCCGGATACGACTCGATGTGTTCTTGCCGCCGATTCGGGGTACGGCCTGACCACTACCCTCAGCGCCCTAGCCTCGCGCCAGAAAGGCGGCAAAACGGCGTTGCAACCGGCTAGAGGTGCGCGCGCACTCGCACCAACCACCTTGACGACCGCGGCTGACGAGTCACAAATCGAGGTCTGTCTGCTGGCGGACAATGGCCGACTATTGATTGTGTCACTCGATGTGTTGCCCGATCAGGCTCGTGGCCGCGGCAACAAACTAATCACACTGGCCGGCGGCGACGATCACACCAGCAGTGAACGCTTGATCGAGGTCCGAATCGTCACAACTCGCGACACATTGATCGTGACCAGTGGCAAACGTCACACGCGCATCAAACCCGGCCAACGCGACTCCTACCGCGGCAAACGGGCTAGTCGCGGCACCCTGTTACCACGTGGCTTCCGCCGCAAGCCGTCGCTCACCATCGAGTCAACGAGCTAA
- the parE gene encoding DNA topoisomerase IV subunit B, giving the protein MSAYETADLEVLSGLDPVRRRPAMFTDTQNPNHLAREVVDNAVDEALAGHANQLTVERLANDRIAISDNGRGMPVAVHPEHGINGVELILTRLHAGGKFSAGNYRYAGGLHGVGVSVVNALSASLTVDVWRDGAHWRMAFAHGVKQTELASVESASPRRTGTRIEFAPADYFDDPAFVVAPFKTLLRAKAVLCPDLTVHFVDHVADEEITWHYSGGVGAYLRECLADVDTVLGEVVVDHFENDSVELAFAIEWQDAESGTSREAIGESYVNLIPTPAGGTHVNGLRTGLTDAVREFCDFQGLLPRGVTLAADDVWAGASYVLSLKMNDPQFAGQTKERLASRSVSQTVANAVKDAFSLWLNRHVTAGRALVEQCIARARARARKAKKVDRKKAHNGPALPGKLTDCVSNEPARSELFIVEGDSAGGSAKQARDRDTQAVMPLRGKILNAWELDAADTLKSREVHDIAVAIGLDPGNPRLNDLRYHKICVLADADSDGMHIATLLCALFVRHFQPLVEAGHVFVAMPPLFRIDAGREVHYALDDDERAAIVDRLEREKPNRKISVTRFKGLGEMSALQLRETTMASDTRRLVQLTLAGDSDDTSTATDVLDKLLAKKRARDRRAWLEANGARAELTT; this is encoded by the coding sequence ATGAGTGCCTACGAAACTGCCGATCTTGAAGTCCTATCCGGCCTCGACCCGGTTCGGCGCCGGCCGGCAATGTTCACCGATACCCAGAATCCGAACCACCTCGCGCGCGAGGTGGTCGATAACGCCGTGGATGAGGCCCTGGCCGGCCACGCCAATCAGCTAACTGTCGAGCGCCTGGCCAACGACCGTATCGCCATCAGCGACAATGGCCGCGGCATGCCGGTCGCCGTCCATCCAGAGCACGGCATAAACGGTGTCGAGCTCATCCTCACAAGGTTGCATGCCGGCGGCAAATTCTCGGCCGGAAACTATCGCTACGCCGGCGGTTTGCACGGCGTGGGCGTATCAGTGGTCAATGCGCTGTCAGCGTCTTTGACTGTCGATGTCTGGCGCGACGGCGCGCACTGGCGCATGGCGTTCGCGCATGGCGTCAAACAGACCGAATTGGCAAGCGTTGAATCAGCATCCCCCCGTCGTACCGGCACCCGCATCGAGTTTGCCCCCGCCGACTACTTCGACGATCCGGCATTCGTGGTCGCGCCGTTTAAGACGCTGCTGCGCGCCAAGGCTGTGTTGTGCCCTGATTTGACAGTACATTTCGTCGATCACGTGGCCGACGAAGAAATAACTTGGCATTACTCGGGCGGTGTCGGCGCCTATCTCCGAGAATGTCTGGCCGACGTCGACACGGTCCTGGGCGAAGTCGTGGTCGACCACTTCGAGAATGACTCGGTCGAACTCGCTTTCGCGATTGAATGGCAGGACGCCGAGTCCGGCACCTCGCGTGAGGCGATCGGTGAAAGCTATGTCAACCTGATCCCAACGCCAGCTGGCGGTACTCACGTGAACGGCCTGCGCACCGGATTGACCGACGCTGTACGCGAATTCTGCGATTTTCAGGGGTTGTTGCCGCGCGGCGTCACGCTGGCCGCGGACGACGTCTGGGCGGGTGCGAGCTACGTGCTGTCGCTAAAAATGAACGACCCGCAGTTCGCCGGCCAAACCAAGGAACGCCTGGCCTCACGCTCGGTCAGCCAGACCGTGGCAAACGCTGTGAAAGACGCGTTTTCGCTTTGGCTGAATCGCCACGTGACAGCCGGCCGAGCGCTGGTCGAACAATGCATCGCCCGGGCGCGAGCACGTGCCCGAAAAGCGAAAAAAGTAGACCGCAAAAAAGCACATAACGGGCCGGCATTGCCAGGCAAACTGACCGACTGCGTCAGTAACGAGCCAGCACGCTCGGAGCTTTTCATCGTTGAAGGCGATTCAGCGGGCGGTTCAGCCAAGCAGGCGCGCGATCGCGATACGCAGGCCGTGATGCCGCTACGCGGCAAGATTCTAAACGCTTGGGAACTCGATGCCGCGGATACACTGAAATCGCGCGAGGTCCATGACATCGCGGTCGCTATCGGCCTCGACCCCGGCAATCCGCGCCTGAATGATCTGCGTTACCACAAGATTTGCGTGCTCGCCGACGCCGACTCCGACGGCATGCATATCGCCACCCTGCTATGCGCGTTATTTGTGCGCCACTTCCAGCCACTCGTCGAGGCCGGACATGTCTTCGTGGCCATGCCGCCACTGTTCCGGATCGATGCCGGCCGTGAAGTTCATTACGCGCTCGACGACGACGAACGCGCGGCGATCGTGGACCGCCTCGAGCGCGAAAAACCGAACCGTAAAATCAGCGTGACGCGCTTCAAGGGGCTGGGCGAAATGAGCGCTTTGCAATTGCGGGAGACAACCATGGCGTCGGATACACGCCGCTTGGTACAACTAACACTGGCAGGCGACAGCGACGACACCTCCACAGCAACCGACGTGCTCGATAAACTACTGGCCAAAAAGCGTGCCCGCGACCGACGCGCCTGGCTGGAAGCCAATGGCGCACGGGCCGAGCTAACCACCTGA
- the efp gene encoding elongation factor P produces the protein MAQVDTSQFKGGLKIILDGDPFTIVENEFVKPGKGQGFSRVKLRNLRTNRVVERTFKSGENAELADVHETSMQFLFFDGEFYHFMDPKSFEQVQANEAVLGDGAKWLKGEDRCEVTLWEGVPLQIDAPDFVDLTVTETDPGVRGDTSNGGSKPATLETGAVVRVPLFIEEGEVLRIDTRKGEYVTRANS, from the coding sequence ATGGCGCAGGTTGATACGAGTCAATTTAAAGGTGGTCTAAAGATCATTCTCGACGGCGATCCGTTTACGATCGTCGAGAACGAATTCGTCAAACCGGGCAAAGGCCAGGGGTTTTCCCGCGTTAAATTGCGCAATCTGCGCACCAACCGAGTCGTTGAGCGCACATTCAAATCTGGCGAGAACGCTGAGTTGGCCGACGTGCACGAAACGTCGATGCAGTTTCTGTTCTTCGATGGCGAGTTCTATCATTTCATGGATCCGAAATCTTTTGAGCAGGTTCAGGCAAACGAGGCCGTGCTGGGCGACGGTGCGAAGTGGTTAAAAGGCGAGGATCGCTGCGAAGTAACGCTCTGGGAAGGCGTGCCGCTTCAAATCGACGCGCCGGATTTTGTCGACCTGACCGTCACCGAAACTGATCCCGGTGTGCGTGGCGACACGTCGAACGGAGGTAGCAAGCCCGCCACCTTGGAGACGGGCGCCGTGGTTCGCGTGCCGTTGTTCATTGAAGAAGGCGAGGTCCTGCGGATCGACACGCGTAAAGGCGAATACGTCACACGCGCCAACAGCTAG
- the rnc gene encoding ribonuclease III translates to MNAAESINQRRGVSALETRLNYEFADRRHLKRALTHRSAGPDNNERLEFLGDGVLNFVIAAELFERLPDAPEGDLSRLRATLVNEPTLAEIADEIGVAELLTLGPSETGDGSRRRDSVRADTVEAVIGAVYIDSGFDATRDLISRLYTDRLEQLPSADDTKDAKTRLQEWLQARGRQRPHYELVRTEGAEHCRTFVAYCRLVDSDVGAEGQGSSRRKAEQVAAMTVLERVRRASSE, encoded by the coding sequence ATGAATGCCGCTGAATCAATCAATCAGAGGCGTGGGGTGAGTGCTCTCGAGACACGACTCAACTACGAATTCGCGGATCGGCGCCATTTAAAACGTGCGCTTACGCATCGCAGCGCTGGACCCGATAACAACGAACGGCTGGAATTTCTCGGCGACGGCGTTCTGAATTTTGTCATTGCCGCCGAGTTGTTCGAGCGCCTGCCGGATGCACCCGAAGGTGATCTGAGCCGACTACGCGCCACGCTGGTCAACGAACCGACGTTAGCCGAAATCGCCGATGAGATCGGCGTGGCCGAACTGCTGACGCTGGGGCCGAGTGAGACGGGTGACGGTAGCCGGCGCCGCGATTCGGTACGCGCGGATACGGTTGAAGCCGTCATCGGCGCGGTTTACATCGACAGTGGCTTCGATGCTACGCGCGATTTGATTAGCCGGCTCTATACCGACCGTCTTGAGCAGTTGCCCTCAGCCGACGATACTAAGGATGCCAAAACTCGCCTGCAGGAGTGGTTACAGGCTCGCGGTCGTCAACGGCCACACTACGAACTCGTGCGCACCGAGGGCGCCGAACACTGTCGAACATTTGTCGCATACTGCCGACTGGTCGACAGCGACGTGGGCGCCGAAGGCCAAGGTAGTAGTCGCCGCAAGGCCGAGCAGGTCGCCGCGATGACAGTTTTAGAACGAGTGCGACGGGCATCAAGCGAATGA
- the era gene encoding GTPase Era, which translates to MSDNDLTRYSGLVALVGRPNVGKSTLLNALIDEKLSIVTPKPQTTRHRIVGVMGNGNTQIGLIDAPGVHLGTKTALNRVMNENAATSVTGVDLAVLVVDRGRWTDDDAAALRNAKASGVPVGLVINKADLEQDKNRLLPAIEQQSQRDDFAFVVPVSAHRSDNLEALTSELNSRMPQSEFLFDDDALTDRPMRFLVAEIVREKLIIFLQQELPYQIAVEVEEFDSSDPTKTYIQALIWVARDNQKSIVIGRRGSMLEQVGRSARLALADWLETRVDLRLFVRVDPGWPDDEARSRTRA; encoded by the coding sequence ATGAGCGATAACGACTTAACCCGGTATAGCGGACTCGTGGCGCTGGTAGGGCGTCCCAACGTCGGTAAATCCACGCTGCTCAATGCCTTGATCGACGAAAAGCTCAGTATCGTCACGCCCAAGCCGCAGACCACGCGCCATCGTATTGTCGGTGTGATGGGTAATGGCAACACACAGATCGGTCTGATCGATGCGCCGGGTGTTCACCTGGGCACTAAAACGGCATTGAATCGGGTCATGAATGAAAACGCCGCCACTAGTGTCACGGGTGTCGATCTGGCGGTTCTAGTGGTCGACCGTGGACGTTGGACAGACGATGACGCAGCGGCACTCAGGAACGCGAAAGCGAGCGGCGTGCCGGTTGGATTGGTCATCAACAAGGCCGATCTGGAACAGGATAAAAACCGTTTGTTACCGGCCATCGAACAACAAAGCCAACGCGACGATTTCGCATTTGTGGTGCCGGTCTCCGCACATCGAAGCGATAATCTCGAGGCATTGACCAGCGAGCTAAACAGCCGCATGCCGCAGAGCGAATTCCTATTCGATGACGACGCCTTAACCGACCGGCCCATGCGTTTTCTGGTCGCCGAAATCGTGCGCGAGAAATTGATCATTTTCTTGCAGCAGGAGCTGCCTTACCAGATAGCGGTCGAAGTCGAGGAATTCGACTCGAGCGACCCGACTAAAACCTATATTCAGGCCTTGATCTGGGTAGCCCGCGATAACCAAAAATCGATCGTTATCGGCCGCCGTGGTTCCATGCTCGAACAAGTCGGTCGTTCCGCACGCTTGGCACTAGCCGATTGGCTGGAAACGCGTGTCGATCTCCGGCTGTTTGTACGCGTTGACCCCGGGTGGCCGGATGATGAAGCCCGCAGCCGGACGCGCGCATAA
- the lepB gene encoding signal peptidase I, translated as MARSFFPVLLLVLVVRTFVFEPFRIPSKSMVPTLLVGDFVLAEKFAYGLRLPVTHTKILSTGEPQRGDVMLFRYPENPAANYIKRVVGLPGDTVTYKNDQLYVNGKKVARTKKGTYRGPNASVRRPMTLFSEKLPGSTNPHPILHIVTRGGLNQKTVTVPEGKYFVMGDNRDNSDDSRDWGFVPAHNLVGRATMIWFSINWQNFNVRWSRIGDWLS; from the coding sequence ATGGCGCGTTCGTTTTTCCCCGTGTTGCTGTTGGTGCTGGTGGTGCGAACGTTCGTGTTCGAGCCGTTCCGGATTCCGTCCAAATCGATGGTTCCAACCCTGCTAGTCGGGGACTTCGTGCTGGCCGAGAAATTCGCCTATGGGCTTCGGCTACCGGTAACGCATACCAAGATACTATCGACCGGTGAGCCGCAGCGTGGCGACGTCATGCTGTTTCGATATCCAGAAAACCCCGCCGCGAACTACATCAAGCGCGTGGTCGGATTGCCCGGCGATACCGTCACGTATAAAAACGACCAACTCTACGTCAACGGCAAAAAAGTCGCGCGTACTAAAAAAGGCACCTACCGCGGTCCCAATGCCAGCGTGCGCCGGCCTATGACACTGTTTTCGGAAAAACTGCCCGGGTCCACGAACCCGCACCCGATACTTCATATTGTTACTCGCGGCGGCCTGAACCAAAAAACGGTTACGGTTCCCGAGGGCAAATATTTCGTCATGGGCGATAATCGCGACAACAGCGACGATTCGCGCGACTGGGGGTTTGTGCCGGCGCACAACCTCGTTGGGCGCGCCACTATGATCTGGTTTAGTATCAACTGGCAGAATTTTAATGTCCGCTGGTCACGCATCGGCGACTGGTTGAGTTGA
- the lepA gene encoding elongation factor 4 — MQSRIRNFSVIAHIDHGKSTLSDRFIQACRGLTERQMADQVLDTMDLERERGITIKAQAVTLDYLARDGHTYQLNFIDTPGHVDFSYEVSRSLAACEGALLVVDASQGVEAQSVGNTYTAIAQDLEVLPVLNKTDLPASDPEGVADQIEKIIGLDADDRLLVSAKSGEGVTDVLEALVEQVPPPVGDADAALQALIIDSWFDNYLGVVSLVKIVNGQLAVGERIQVMATGRDHAVSEVGRYTPRRTPDDALNIGEVGYVIAGIKDIDGAPVGDTLTHAHRACEARVPGFREVQPRVFAGVYTVDSNEYEDFRDALAKLRLNDSSLSYEPETSAALGFGFRIGFLGMLHMEIMQERLEREYGLNLITTAPTVVFEVEDTAGTTTTISNPTSLPTPGYINAIREPIIRASILTPDDYTGPVMQLCMEKRGVQKDMSYVGNSVSMVFELPLAEVVLDFFDRLQSVSRGFASFEYDHARFQEANLVRLDVRINGDNVDALAHIVHSDHAYERGKALVEKLKNIVPRQMFDVAIQATVGSRIIARSTVKAMRKNVTAKCYGGDVSRKRKLLDKQKKGKRRMKQLGQVDIPQEAFLAVLSTADDDD; from the coding sequence ATGCAGTCACGCATCCGGAACTTTTCGGTTATCGCCCATATTGATCACGGCAAATCGACATTGTCGGACCGGTTTATCCAGGCCTGCCGTGGACTGACCGAGCGCCAGATGGCCGACCAGGTGCTGGACACGATGGACCTGGAACGCGAGCGCGGCATCACCATCAAGGCGCAAGCCGTTACGCTCGACTATCTGGCCCGCGATGGGCATACGTACCAGCTTAATTTTATCGACACGCCCGGTCACGTCGATTTCTCCTACGAAGTCTCACGTTCGCTGGCCGCCTGCGAAGGTGCGCTGCTGGTCGTGGACGCTTCCCAGGGGGTCGAGGCCCAGAGTGTGGGCAACACTTATACCGCGATCGCCCAGGATCTGGAGGTTTTGCCGGTTTTGAACAAAACCGACCTGCCGGCCTCGGATCCCGAAGGTGTTGCGGATCAGATCGAAAAGATCATCGGCCTCGATGCTGATGATCGATTGCTGGTGTCGGCCAAATCGGGCGAGGGTGTTACCGACGTGCTCGAAGCCCTGGTTGAACAGGTGCCACCACCGGTCGGCGATGCCGATGCAGCGCTCCAGGCTTTGATCATCGATTCCTGGTTCGACAACTATCTCGGCGTCGTCTCGTTGGTCAAAATTGTTAATGGCCAGCTGGCAGTGGGGGAGCGCATACAGGTGATGGCGACCGGGCGTGACCACGCTGTTTCCGAGGTCGGTCGTTATACCCCGCGGCGCACCCCGGATGATGCTCTTAATATCGGCGAAGTCGGCTACGTTATCGCGGGTATCAAAGATATCGACGGTGCGCCGGTTGGCGATACGCTGACCCACGCACATCGCGCTTGCGAAGCACGCGTGCCCGGATTTCGCGAGGTGCAACCACGCGTGTTCGCCGGGGTGTACACCGTCGACTCCAACGAATACGAAGATTTCCGCGACGCCTTAGCCAAGTTGCGCCTGAACGATTCGTCGCTGTCCTATGAGCCAGAGACTTCGGCCGCGCTCGGGTTCGGTTTTCGTATCGGCTTTCTCGGCATGCTCCATATGGAGATCATGCAGGAACGGCTCGAGCGTGAATACGGCCTCAACCTGATCACGACGGCGCCGACCGTGGTCTTCGAGGTAGAGGATACGGCTGGCACGACCACGACGATCAGTAATCCGACGTCATTGCCAACGCCGGGGTATATCAACGCCATCCGCGAACCCATTATCCGCGCCAGTATTCTGACGCCGGACGACTACACCGGGCCAGTAATGCAACTCTGCATGGAAAAACGCGGTGTTCAAAAAGACATGAGCTACGTCGGCAACTCGGTGTCGATGGTATTCGAGCTACCGTTGGCCGAAGTGGTGTTGGATTTCTTTGACCGACTGCAATCGGTCTCGCGCGGTTTTGCCTCGTTTGAGTACGATCACGCCCGATTTCAGGAGGCCAATCTTGTGCGTCTTGATGTGCGCATCAACGGCGATAATGTCGACGCATTGGCCCATATCGTGCATAGCGACCACGCATACGAACGTGGCAAGGCGTTGGTCGAGAAACTGAAAAACATCGTGCCGCGACAGATGTTCGATGTCGCCATTCAGGCGACTGTGGGCAGTCGCATCATAGCCCGCTCGACGGTCAAGGCCATGCGTAAGAACGTGACCGCCAAATGCTACGGCGGCGATGTGTCACGTAAACGCAAGCTTTTGGATAAACAAAAGAAAGGTAAACGACGGATGAAACAACTTGGCCAGGTCGATATCCCGCAAGAAGCCTTTCTCGCGGTCTTGTCTACCGCCGACGACGATGACTGA
- a CDS encoding exodeoxyribonuclease VII small subunit: MTDADDKTGYRDDDAESSQTPDSTGLAEFEAAIVELESIVATLESGEVSLEQALTKFERGVVLTRQCQTTLKEAEHRVDQLVGAGSADASVEPAPFASPAGEQQPDESGA, from the coding sequence ATGACGGATGCCGACGACAAGACAGGTTACAGGGACGACGACGCCGAATCGAGCCAAACGCCGGATTCGACCGGATTGGCCGAATTCGAAGCTGCGATTGTGGAGCTGGAATCCATCGTGGCTACGCTGGAGTCAGGTGAGGTCAGCCTGGAGCAGGCGCTGACGAAGTTCGAACGTGGTGTGGTTTTGACGCGTCAATGTCAAACAACGCTGAAAGAAGCCGAACACCGTGTCGATCAACTCGTCGGCGCGGGTAGTGCTGATGCATCAGTCGAGCCGGCGCCGTTCGCATCGCCAGCTGGTGAGCAGCAACCCGACGAATCCGGCGCCTAA
- the epmB gene encoding EF-P beta-lysylation protein EpmB, producing the protein MSSLAAAHIDSATPDPIRDIDTLFNALSLPDDGRREAARRAAGLFGLRVPRHYLACMQPGDIDDPLLRQVLPIEAETVDSAGWVDAVGDRASSLGHGVLHKYHGRALLVTTGACAVHCRYCFRRHFDYAADHAGGSNEDQALALIAADTSICEVILSGGDPLSLTNQKLSRLLEKIESIAHVETLRLHSRTPIVDPKRLDDELIGRLADSRLHAVLVVHANHPHELSTFVTERLGKAASSDITLLNQSVLLSAVNNDVETLKQLSKKLFQARVLPYYLHLSDPVAGATHFDVDVTTATRLVASLSAHLPGYLVPKLTQEIAGEKAKTTYANSAY; encoded by the coding sequence ATGAGTAGTTTAGCGGCGGCTCACATCGATAGTGCGACGCCAGATCCGATTCGCGATATCGACACTCTGTTTAACGCACTCTCGCTCCCGGACGACGGCCGACGCGAAGCCGCGCGCCGCGCCGCGGGCCTGTTCGGCCTACGCGTGCCGCGGCATTACCTCGCCTGCATGCAGCCGGGCGACATCGACGATCCTCTGCTGCGGCAAGTGCTGCCGATTGAAGCCGAGACGGTAGATTCAGCGGGCTGGGTGGACGCCGTCGGCGACCGGGCAAGCAGCCTTGGTCACGGCGTGCTTCATAAATACCACGGTCGTGCACTGCTCGTAACTACCGGCGCCTGTGCGGTGCACTGTCGTTACTGTTTCCGTCGACATTTCGACTACGCCGCTGACCATGCGGGCGGTTCCAACGAGGACCAGGCCCTGGCCCTGATTGCCGCCGACACCAGCATTTGCGAAGTCATCCTGTCCGGCGGCGATCCGCTGTCGCTGACCAATCAGAAGCTGAGCCGCCTGCTCGAAAAAATTGAATCAATCGCGCACGTCGAGACACTCCGACTGCACAGTCGAACACCGATCGTCGACCCTAAGCGACTCGACGACGAACTGATTGGCCGCTTGGCAGACAGCCGATTGCACGCCGTGCTCGTTGTCCACGCCAATCACCCGCACGAACTGTCCACGTTCGTAACCGAACGACTGGGGAAAGCCGCGAGTTCGGATATAACCCTTTTAAACCAGTCCGTTCTGCTGAGCGCGGTCAACAATGACGTCGAAACTCTCAAGCAGTTATCGAAAAAACTCTTTCAAGCTCGTGTTTTGCCTTATTATTTGCACTTGTCGGATCCGGTTGCGGGCGCAACGCATTTTGACGTTGATGTGACAACCGCGACCCGACTCGTTGCATCGCTATCGGCACATCTGCCCGGCTACCTGGTTCCCAAACTCACGCAAGAAATCGCGGGCGAAAAAGCGAAGACAACGTACGCTAATTCTGCGTACTAA